Proteins found in one Eriocheir sinensis breed Jianghai 21 chromosome 14, ASM2467909v1, whole genome shotgun sequence genomic segment:
- the LOC126998507 gene encoding uncharacterized protein LOC126998507, which translates to MRGVRMRIFLTTALQVLVLLPHVTALCPSLEVTVFQNSSDLIVQVNGEQVDDVAVSRVPEWGGVHVSVLHPTSGVLLAARSVPTANPAEARVLSAFLESLQPGRILVLVILGHAGLYLHPAEETLRKLGFVAVVEAVGVGEAWVGVTDGRHAREVVVPAPPASAASYELLTRPRRDRTAVVLTVVFRARPATWCSWHRRPEMRAQRDFCNTYEGFQELCRCQNPVTPALARAASPRVPFKESIPVVMSTSQHPYHLYRTLLQLIQMPGGGQTAFLVVLDGDSPATMDLTTLFGVHCSQIHPRRRHQEHNNNNNNNNNNNNNRDSHSINTNNSKKTETEDEKEENERENQAHQQQQQQQQQQQSLDLHLLATTQVIAEVTRHALTFAFSTFPEAKKVIFLEDDVLVSPDFLWFFQQTATLLDQDPSVLAVSAHHTFSMAGQGLDPTRLLRGAMPPQWGWMADRRILDAWVPENWGDWDYWVLALCRSRGLDVVFPEVSRSLHAGSGGTHIDGFHQAISFDRQAAFLPSLPGRRSKTSSSATSSAPLFLVATEDVAPRSGDSSSTTSSLRSVHRSSSKPTKKSSQSHHPARPAKSSPEVSRNKFNLTTLKRHVNSSYTLSSSTTTTTTTTTTTITTTVDDDAGSRFAAPPVLVNLTDVSGVMKQAFSTKLKDVLHAATPITMHTPQRCGPALIPPGMEGPFIMFFGDPRERSAVMQCLGLYAVDPRCDFEHVQQVLVSGHRVFLVDCPDSPHCMHSPPGYLAVPHDDQLMEAVAALDFFRRSLELRTPFRVRRAPSSPWEEAALRNLATGYTALGIHLESLFLNKGVVLPQVEEEKNKGRKESDNLTEPQNPSEEGLGREQHEGSLSYLSHSSQPREREAPHASSKTSTQQQELRVGAGAGTGVWAGRRGATTPSLLKPQSGRRARVQGRGKTTAPAMSDEGRGDGVRYYSSCQVAPCHVIDPLLHPLLLPPHLQAAARIALREAAVPRPRADYEFTAPDYFKDADLFSDFYKYRQVSFRH; encoded by the exons ATGAGGGGCGTCCGCATGAGAATCTTCCTGACGACGGCGCTGCAGGTGCTGGTCCTCCTGCCCCACGTGACAG cactttgTCCCAGCCTGGAGGTCACCGTCTTTCAGAACTCGTCCGACCTCATAGTCCAGGTGAACGGTGAacag GTGGACGACGTAGCAGTCTCCAGGGTGCCAGAGTGGGGCGGCGTCCATGTGTCCGTGCTTCACCCCACCAGCGGCGTTCTCCTGGCCGCGCGCTCCGTCCCCACCGCCAACCCCGCCGAGGCCCGCGTTCTCTCCGCCTTCCTCGAGTCCCTTCAGCCAGGCCGCATCCTCGTCCTCGTGATCCTT GGACATGCCGGGCTCTACCTCCACCCTGCTGAAGAGACCCTAAGAAAACTAGGCttcgtggcggtggtggaggcggtgggcgTGGGCGAGGCGTGGGTCGGGGTTACGGATGGACGGCACGCGCGGGAGGTGGTGGTGCCTGCTCCCCCAGCATCCGCCGCCTCCTACGAGCTCCTGACGCGACCACGGCGGGATAGGACGGCAGTGGTTCTGACAGTGGTGTTCCGAGCAAGGCCTG CCACGTGGTGTTCCTGGCACAGACGTCCTGAGATGCGCGCCCAGCGAGACTTCTGCAACACCTACGAAGGGTTCCAGGAGTTGTGCCGCTGCCAGAACCCCGTCACGCCCGCCTTGGCCCGCGCGGCATCG ccccgCGTTCCTTTCAAGGAGAGCATACCTGTTGTGATGTCAACGTCGCAACACCCTTACCACCTttaccg GACCCTTCTACAGCTGATCCAGATGCCGGGCGGGGGACAGACGGCCTTCCTGGTGGTGCTGGACGGGGACAGTCCCGCCACCATGGACCTGACGACCCTCTTCGGCGTTCATTGCAG TCAGATCCACCCGCGTCGCCGCCACcaggaacacaacaacaacaacaacaacaacaacaacaacaacaacaacagggataGTCACTCCATCAATacaaacaatagtaaaaaaactgaaacagaagatgaaaaagaggaaaacgaaagggaaaatcaagcccatcaacaacaacaacaacaacaacaacaacaacagtccctCGACCTCCACCTGCTGGCCACGACTCAGGTGATCGCCGAGGTGACCCGCCATGCCCTCACCTTCGCCTTCTCCACCTTCCCCGAGGCCAAGAAGGTGATCTTTCTCGAGGACGACGTGTTGGTCAGCCCCGACTTCCTGTG GTTCTTCCAGCAGACAGCCACGCTCCTGGATCAAGACCCCTCCGTGCTGGCCGTCTCTGCCCACCACACCTTCTCCATGGCGGGGCAGGGCCTGGACCCCACTCGCCTCCTGAGGGGTGCCATGCCTCCACAGTGGGGCTGGATGGCTGACCGAAGAATCCTTGACGCGTGGGTGCCGGAGAACTGG GGGGACTGGGACTACTGGGTGCTGGCGTTGTGCCGCTCCAGGGGCCTCGACGTGGTCTTCCCTGAGGTGTCTCGTTCCCTCCACGCCGGCAGCGGAGGGACGCATATCGACGGCTTCCATCAGGCCATCTCCTTCGACCGACAGGCTGCCTTCCTCCCGTCACTACCCGGCCGGAGAAGTAAAACATCCTCCTCTGCAACATCCTCTGCTCCCTTGTTTCTCGTGGCAACTGAAGATGTTGCTCCTCGTAGTGGTGACTCCTCATCCACCACCAGCAGCCTGAGAAGCGTCCATCGTTCATCTTCAAAGCCTACCAAGAAGTCTTCCCAATCTCACCATCCTGCGCGCCCTGCCAAAAGCTCTCCTGAAGTCAGTCGTAACAAATTTAACCTGACCACCCTTAAAAGACATGTAAATAGTTCCTACAcgctttcttcttctactactactactactactactactacaactactattactactactgttgatgatgatgctggCTCGCGATTCGCTGCGCCGCCTGTCCTTGTCAACCTTACCGATGTCAGTGG TGTGATGAAGCAGGCGTTTTCCACGAAGCTGAAGGATGTCCTACATGCGGCCACACCCATCACCATGCACACCCCTCAGCGCTGTGGCCCCGCCCTCATACCCCCGGGGATG GAGGGGCCGTTCATCATGTTCTTTGGAGACCCGCGAGAACGTTCGGCTGTAATGCAG TGCCTGGGTCTGTACGCTGTGGACCCGCGCTGTGACTTCGAGCACGTGCAGCAGGTCCTCGTCTCCGGCCACAGGGTCTTCTTGGTGGACTGTCCCGACTCGCCGCACTG CATGCACAGCCCCCCTGGCTACCTCGCAGTGCCTCACGACGACCAGCTGATGGAGGCCGTGGCTGCTTTAGACTTCTTTAGACGCAGCCTCGAACTCCGGACACCCTTCAGAGTACGCCGAGCCCCCAGCAGCCCTTGGGAGGAGGCTGCCTTGAGGAACTTGGCCACTGGATACACTGCACTGGGCATCCACTTGGAGTCCCTCTTCCTAAACAAGGGCGTGGTATTGccgcaggtggaggaagagaagaataaagggagaaaggagagtgatAACCTTACGGAACCCCAGAACCCAAGTGAAGAGGGTTtggggagggagcagcatgaaggatctctttcttatttatctcatTCCTCTCAGCCCAGGGAGAGGGAGGCGCCCCACGCCAGCTCCAAGACCTCAACACAACAACAAGAGCTCAGGGTAGGTGCAGGAGCCGGGACGGGGGTGTGGGCGGGGCGACGCGGGGCTACAACACCCTCCCTCTTGAAGCCCCAAAGTGGCAGGAGGGCGAGGGTGCAGGGAAGGGGAAAAACAACAGCCCCAGCGATGAGTGATGAGGGTCGGGGTGATGGAGTGAGGTACTACAGCTCCTGCCAAGTCGCCCCTTGTCACGTGATCGACCCTCTCCTGcaccccctcctcctgcccccgcACCTCCAGGCCGCTGCACGCATCGCCCTGCGGGAGGCCGCCGTGCCCCGGCCCCGCGCGGACTATGAATTCACTGCCCCAGACTACTTCAAAGACGCCGATCTTTTCAGCGATTTCTACAAGTATCGACAAGTCTCGTTCAGACATTGA